The Cicer arietinum cultivar CDC Frontier isolate Library 1 chromosome 1, Cicar.CDCFrontier_v2.0, whole genome shotgun sequence genome contains the following window.
CCATTGTCTCCATCCAAGTGGAAAGAAGAACATGTGAGTAACTTACGTTTTTTGAAGCTTTCTCTCATGCTAGTTTTAGATCTCTTCTAGATTGACCACATTTTGAGGCTGTGACGTTTTAGTATTGACAAGAATATTCTGTTGTGCCATGTAACTGAAACTAGTCTCTCTGatattcacttttattttaatcttaaacaAACAGACCCTTAAGGGAACTTACCTCCTTCAGAATGGTACATGTGTGCGCGCGCACACAGACACACACGTACACATGCTCCTGATATAATTATTCATACACTCACAAATATGATATGACACATGGGATAGTGAACAACATAAACTAGTTTTTCATGTTATATTGACAAAACTGATTAGCCATTGAACTACTATACCAAGGAAGAAGGTTGAGTAATGCCACTTATGAACATTTTGATTGCCTGGTGATGCCACAAACATGTTTCGCTTAAATGTTGGTCATACTAAGATATTGAATGATTCACCAAGTCTTGTGCTGTTGCAGTTTGTGATTGCTTCTTTGTCTGGATGGGGTTTACTCATCTATGGTGGTTACAAATTGTTCTCTGGAGGCAAGGACAAGAAGGAAGAGGTATGCAAGTTTAACTTATAGGAAGTTTGATATGATTTTTATTGCTGCTTTATATCGTGATTTTACTTTATAAAGATCTTGCTTTGTCTTTTTAGGATTATGTAGAAAGCAATAGCAACCAAAGCATTACTTGTGTTAGGTTCTAAAATAAAGGCAAATATGCAAAATGTGGATTACATGCATATGTTATTCATATATCATTagcaaattttgttttttgggTATAACTTGTGCATCATAAGTATTTGCTATGTTGATTATTGACTTTACTAGATGATTTTTGAGCATTTTAAAATAAGCTTGAAGCCTTCTTACAAATTATTTGCCATGTATTACTGCAGAAAGTTGGAGAATCAAACAAGGATTGAGGTTCTTATAACATCTACTAATAAGTTGCTACTTGGCTTTTGGCGTCCGGGTTGTGTTTTTTATCTTTGTAAAGAGACTTCAGTTTTGGGCAGTTTTATTAGTGGTATCTACATAGCACTTTAAAGCAATGGTTTAGGAATAATTACacattttaaaattctattgaTGTTATGTATTTTATGGTCTCTGCTAATAAGTTATAATACTATGAGAGATACAAGCTTGTCTGCCGATAAATTAGCTCTCTGAGTTTGGCTTTTAACTTCTAACAACTTCCTTGCTTGCTTCCCTGCCACTCAAGTTGCGATATGATTCTATTACTTCCCTTCTTTAACATATTGTCCGGTTCGGttgattaagatttttaaaaagtgattttaactttatatttaaaaaatgaattttatgacaACTTACTTAAAAATAGAAGAGTTGTTTTAAACTCATTtgttatagattaaaaaaagtaattttgatattcaataatttagatatttagagattttaatatgataaaaaatatatattttttaaaaggaatctttcaaaaatgatttttatagaatttattaaaatagttttttattttaatcaatttttaatattttattattcaaaaaaaattgtagcaaataaatgaaatatttaaaatgatattttaaaataaattgtttaaattaacattttatttaaaaatctatttttaagaatattatgataaaaagataaaatatatgaaagttatttttaaataaacggTCCCATTATTATAAgcagaaaagaaagaaaaaacctGTCTTCAgtacattaaattaattgacaTGTAATACTTTGAAGTGGTTGATGAACACAACAGATTCTGGGGCATGAAGAGACCTGCTTTTAAGGGAAATGATTcttgaaaatcaaaattttgatgtCAAATATGACGGGCCTATGttttatgtgtattttttaaatgttcatAAGCTCCAGAAGTTAACAGGTAAGTGAGAGATAGTGATAAACATATGGTGTTGTGTACATTGTTGTATCTTGTTAAAGGCTGGTTTTTTTGTGAGACAACAAGTTGTTATTTACAAGTGACCTAAAAATGAAACTATCAACAAGAgttaatataagttttttttgctAAAAAgttaaacaaatcaaatatgcATCCCTGATCTTCTACAACAAACCtttcatataattattttgacagTCATGATAAGCAAAATgttatatcaaattatcacacgATTAATCTCAACGAGTAGTTTGATCATACACATAATTATTGAAGACACCAACTGAAAGGAGTGTGAACCTGCAAGGGCAAGCAAGGGCTTTTGGCTTCATTTGGTTTAGAACAAGAGTCACAATAATCTCAAGAATTTCTATGGCCGACGATCACAGTTCCTCCGTCACTCCACCTCCCAATAATGGCATTGCCACCATTACCACACACACAACACAGGAAAAACTTTTAAAGGCAATTGAAACGATTGTATACCATACCACATAGTTTCATGCGCTGACGAGAGGAGCATGTTGTATCCTGAATGATTTGTACACTTACTCGATTAAATCCTTGAGCTTTTTAGTATGCAGTTCGAGCTCGTTGTTGGCAAAGATTTAACAATAGTTAAGTTGTAACAAGAAAAGAAGATTGAAGAATCTGTTTTAGGAAACCAAAAATATTAGAGGTGTGACCTGAGAAAGAGAAACATCACTATCAAAACTTATTTTACAATTGTAATGCTACTCTGCTCACTATGTTCCTATTATCCTCTCTACAATGTGTTATTCTGCTCACTACACTCATTGCACCTTAAGCACCAGAAAATGCAAGCCACAACAACCTGTTATACTCAATGAGACTTGACTTCAGCATAGTCACCCTGAAAAATGAAATGCAAATCTCATAAATGTATGGGAAACAGTTATTAGAGCAAGAAACAACACCAACAATATAATAATTGCTGAATATTAAGGACATACTCAACTATGACTAGGATCCAAAATGGTTAAATATACAAATTACTAGcagaatattaaattaatttttagttctAATCTCTAAAATGTACTGATATTTCCAACCATATTCCAGATTCTTCATtggaaaatattattaattggttCACATCACAACTGATTTGATAGTTTTACTTACTAACATGTTATATATTCTCTGAAGACTTAGTCTGCATCTTTTATTTCAGCTTCAACATCAATAGCTCTACCAGAATCCTTTTCTGACATGAAAGAAAAAGGACACACAGCACCATCAATCAACAACGATTAAGGATAAGAAAGAGTGAAGAGATAAGGAAGAGAGAGTTGCATTGAAACAAAATGTACTTTTGGAGGAAAAGGCAAACAAGCCTTGTGAAGGTTACCATTTCTAGAACGCGTGAAATCGTTGAATGCTTGTCCAAACGTCGTAGATTGGTTTGAAAACTTTACAGAGTCCTTTACAAACTCATTGCCAACAACTGATatatcaaaatgaagttcttcAACAGTAAGAAATATGCACactttgatttttaaaatgaaacattGATGGATACTAATAACACACAGTCAAACAAAATGCTCAATTTAGAAGcaatatattatgatttttaatttcgacattttataaaaatgttcatgttttatttaattataacaaatatatatatgccAGTGTCCTATGTTTTTGACATCAACTGTGTCAATGTGTctgtatttgtatttatatctGTATCGTGTCAGGTATCCATGTTGAAGTTCATGCCTCATAGCTCATAGGGTGAGGATCTGGTGTCCATTGATAGAATTAACTAAATATAAGTAATAAAACTTGTCTCACTTAATTTTCTAACCACAGCTAGCAAAAGTTTGTCTTAATATCGATAGATAGCGAAGGAAGAATATACAGAAGACATCCACTCTTACCAGAAAAAGGTTGACCGCAAAAGGGGCATAGCTGCAAATCATCATTTAAAGTGGATCTGAAACAGATAATTAGACATTATGAAGCAAATATGGCTAGATCAAattacttcaaaaaaaattatctataatCAGATTATTAGGATTTATCAAACATATCTTACTTTAAAACCTGAAATTCATTTCCACAGTTTGGACACTGCATAGACACAACAAAACCTTGTCAGTGAAGACACAagtttaaataacaaaaaaagcTATAACAATTTTCTTTTATCCTTAAATTTTCTGTAGAATTCCAATTGGAAAAATGACTTCAAGTTCAAACATGGAAGTATGTAAAAGCAATAAATAAATCAACTGTAAGAAATATATTCCACAAGTAAAAAAGTGTAAGTTGAAAGAGCAAGAAGTTTTAGTGTGTATTTTGGTTTCGCAgtgacaaaaattgattttatttaaaagtgagttgaatgaAAAATGGTTTATGTTTGAAGAAGCCTCACAGTGCCTTGCATTATATCTCGTCCTGCCCACCAAAGGAATGCCCCGATACCTACTATCGGCACCAACACTGCGAAGATCTGCATGTGAATAAAGAAAAACCAAGAAGAAAAGTCAACATTGACATGTATTAATTTTGGAGGAATAAATTTACTAAAAGACATTATATACCAAGGGACAAAAAAGATGAttctttgaaaattaatttaaattatcaaaCAATGATGGTGTATACCTAGGTATAAAGTATGAAATAATATGAAAGCATATAACAAGTAATATAATAATTGATCAAGTTCTCTCATATTTTGGATATGTTAGATGAGATCTTGATTTCATAACATAGATGATTGAAGAATGTTGTAATCAAAAGAGGGGAATGATTTCTTACAATTTGGGTTGGACCTGACTCAACCCCTACAAAACCAGTTTGTAAGGTGAGGACTACCCTCATCTATAAACACATTGTCAGACCTTATCTCATCCATTGCGGCATTCTTAACAAGATTCTTCAAGGAGGTTAAATAGGTAAACCTACTTGATTGGTTCTAGTTCAGCCCGCCTCTGACATAACAAGTAACATAATAATTGATTGAGTACTCCCATATATGTTTTTCCTGTTTACCTGCTATTAATCTATCTTGTTGCAAGATGATAACAAGAAGATGTACCTTAACGCAACAGTAAGGTTCCTACCTCTTAAAATTTCAGTTGAACCTAACTCAACCCTACGTAAATGGCTTGTACGATAGGGTTTGCATCCCACTTATAAACACTTTTTCAGATCATACTTCATTCAATATGAACTTCAACATTATTCGTGAACAAGTGATCATTGTCTCTAGTTGCAAAAACGGCCTCCATTCATACGGTAAGGCTATCTAAACCTCAAAATGGTGGGGAGCCTCTTGCACGGAAATGGTTTGCAATTGGACACGACGACGTTCCTAGCATGCCAAAGTCCAGAGAATAAGTTGGATCCATCACGAGACTATCATTTACAGCCTTATCTTGCATTTTTAAAGCATTTACAAGAGACTGCTCCACAAAAACATGATTAAAATATGCTATCTTTAAAGTGAACAATTAAAGGCCTATCTATCTTTAACATCAGGTTAAACATGCACTGATTGAGGACCAACTGGTTGCAATTGGTCCGCGTCAGCCTGCAATACAACTGCAATTACAATTTCATGCCATGAAAATGAGCTTAAGATCCTAGATGATAATTAACACAAGGGATTTGAGTAACTAGTCCTGATTAATTGTTCAGCTTAGGTATAAGAAAAAGACAATGCCATCCTTCAACAAAATTGCTTAAACATAGACTAAATCACTCATCACAGATGGAATTGAAGTATAAAATACCAATATTACATGAAAATTATAAGGTCATAAAACTAAGTGTGTATTTGATTTCTACgctcaaatttattgttcaactcattTTTAAGGAAATATATCAAAGTATAAACTACTTTATCTTTAACTCagttttaactaaaatcaattatttcatAATCAGTTTTCGACATAGTACATTAAATATGACCCAGTAAGAGCAAATTAAAAGAGACAGGGAACAAAATACCCAAATGGACACAATAGCATCTATAATCCATCCAAGCTGACCAGTCACTGAAAGATAAGTTAACCCAATAGCCAAAGCAACATTTCCCAAAATCCTACCAGTAGCACCATCATCTCTTCCATCACCACCACCATTATTGAACCCAAAccctttattatttttcaccAAAACCACTCTTTTTACCCTCTTCCACCTTTTTTCTTCCAACAAACCCCCATTTTTCAACACTGTACCTCCCAAAAAAGACCACCTTTCCCTGTATGCTCTCAGTTTAAAACTATCCAAATGAAAAGAATTAAACTTTGGGTCTAAATGAGAGAAATAAAAAGTGGGTTTGTTGTATAATCCATCATGGAAGAGATTGATGTTGAAGTTGTGCTTCAAGTTTGAAACTTTGATTGAGAATTGCACAAGGGTGGACATAGGGAATATCATAAATGGAGATATAAAAATCTTAGTGTAATGGTGTTATAAAAGGTTTAGACATGGCCAATGGAACATTTAGGTGTGTCAAATATCAACATTTGAGTTCTCAACTCAGCAAGAAGTTGAATtcttgactctttgtcctttgtttttccttcacATACGTTGTCCTCCCCAAATCCAAGGAAGTGTTGCCACGTTTGTTTTAAGTGATTCCCTCAATCTTACATTATCTTATCtgaaaaattagtaaaatcaaatatctatacattataataaaacaaaaatataaattgacaagttttattttaactaactaAAGTGTTAGGAAGatataagtttctattaatagaaataattgatttttttataagagtAAAATTAAACTTCATTTGCATAGTATACGTATGAGaagttaatggtcaattaaaaataagaagaatgaattaaaaaataaaatacaatacattgACTTGAtagttgtaagacccataattttaaggtacactttatgtattttatatgttttggattttggctcggaggctttttagccaaagttaataatattatggagggtataggatcaaaaagttattttgaccccgtttagaattactcgtcgataaataaatttaaattaagtgcggtaaatcctttacggagaatttaatgcattacgggtgaaatggtaatttaacaaatatctagacattttgagatatttgttaagttatgtttaatatatatatgtttgcttggagagaatagaaaggaaagaaattagaaggaaggaaaaggaaaagaaaaggttatataaaggaaagaaggaaatagaaaggaaggaaaaacaaagaaaggaaaaaggaaggaaggaaaatctgattttccatcttcttcctctgccaacCGCGGCCAtttctccctccttctcccgttttcattttcgtcgctttcttttcttcaaaactagtaacccaaggttgggtgaaagttagaacaaaggtttcgcaactccactcttcctctttgatccgaaaacgaagaaaaacggtatttgagatccaaacacaaacccctccgtttcttctagatagcttcgtttcgcgaagagtttgaagggaaagttgctcactaccacgctacggtgctaggggaccaatttagAGNNNNNNNNNNNNNNNNNNNNNNNNNNNNNNNNNNNNNNNNNNNNNNNNNNNNNNNNNNNNNNNNNNNNNNNNNNNNNNNNNNNNNNNNNNNNNNNNNNNNNNNNNNNNNNNNNNNNNNNNNNNNNNNNNNNNNNNNNNNNNNNNNNNNNNNNNNNNNNNNNNNNNNNNNNNNNNNNNNNNNNNNNNNNNNNNNNNNNNNNNNNNNNNNNNNNNNNNNNNNNNNNNNNNNNNNNNNNNNNNNNNNNNNNNNNNNNNNNNNNNNNNNNNNNNNNNNNNNNNNNNNNNNNNNNNNNNNNNNNNNNNNNNNNNNNNNNNNNNNNNNNNNNNNNNNNNNNNNNNNNNNNNNNNNNNNNNNNNNNNNNNNNNNNNNNNNNNNNNNNNNNNNNNNNNNNNNNNNNNNNNNNNNNNNNNNNNNNNNNNNNNNNNNNNNNNNNNNNNNNNNNNNNNNNNNNNNNNNNNNNNNNNNNNNNNNNNNNNNNNNNNNNNNNNNNNNNNNNNNNNNNNNNNNNNNNNNNNNNNNNNNNNNNNNNNNNNNNNNNNNNNNNNNNNNNNNNNNNNNNNNNNNNNNNNNNNNNNNNNNNNNNNNNNNNNNNNNNNNNNNNNNNNNNNNNNNNNNNNNNNNNNNNNNNNNNNNNNNNNNNNNNNNNNNNNNNNNNNNNNNNNNNNNNNNNNNNNNNNNNNNNNNNNNNNNNNNNNNNNNNNNNNNNNNNNNNNNNNNNNNNNNNNNNNNNNNN
Protein-coding sequences here:
- the LOC101503778 gene encoding uncharacterized protein, translating into MAAWTAAARQAINIGRLSSPKSASFVHRRGLAGSADHHGPPKVNIWQDPLSPSKWKEEHFVIASLSGWGLLIYGGYKLFSGGKDKKEEKVGESNKD
- the LOC101503245 gene encoding uncharacterized protein, yielding MIFPMSTLVQFSIKVSNLKHNFNINLFHDGLYNKPTFYFSHLDPKFNSFHLDSFKLRAYRERWSFLGGTVLKNGGLLEEKRWKRVKRVVLVKNNKGFGFNNGGGDGRDDGATGRILGNVALAIGLTYLSVTGQLGWIIDAIVSIWIFAVLVPIVGIGAFLWWAGRDIMQGTCPNCGNEFQVLKSTLNDDLQLCPFCGQPFSVVGNEFVKDSVKFSNQSTTFGQAFNDFTRSRNEKDSGRAIDVEAEIKDAD